The Mycolicibacterium mageritense genome contains a region encoding:
- a CDS encoding pyridoxal phosphate-dependent aminotransferase, giving the protein MTVTRLQPFAVTVFAEMSALATRLGAVNLGQGFPDEDGPAAMLKVAQDAIAAGVNQYPPGLGIPELRQAVATQRKRHYGIDYDPDTEVLVTVGATEAIAAALIGLVEPGSEVIVIEPFYDSYSPVIAMAGCVRRAVPLVAAGAGFAIDVEALRRVVTPKTRALILNSPHNPTGAVASDAELRAIAALAVEHNLLVIADEVYEQLVFDGRKHLPVAGYPGMAGRTVTISSAAKMFNATGWKIGWACGAPDLIAGVRAAKQYLTYVGGAPFQPAVAHALDNEDGWVADLRAAFQTKRDRLGSALTDIGFEVHDSAGTYFLCADPRPLGYDDSAAFCAELPHKTGVAAIPMSAFCDAEAPHADLWNHIVRFAFCKRDDTLDEAIRRLRVLSA; this is encoded by the coding sequence ATGACCGTCACAAGGCTGCAGCCTTTCGCCGTCACGGTGTTCGCAGAGATGTCTGCGCTGGCCACCCGCCTCGGCGCGGTCAATCTGGGCCAGGGCTTTCCCGACGAGGACGGCCCGGCCGCGATGCTGAAAGTCGCGCAGGACGCGATCGCCGCGGGCGTCAACCAGTACCCGCCCGGCCTCGGCATCCCCGAGCTCCGGCAGGCCGTCGCCACGCAGCGCAAGCGCCACTACGGCATCGACTACGACCCGGACACCGAGGTGCTGGTCACCGTCGGCGCCACCGAGGCGATCGCGGCCGCCCTGATCGGCCTCGTCGAACCCGGCTCCGAGGTCATAGTGATCGAGCCGTTCTACGACTCCTACTCCCCCGTGATCGCCATGGCAGGCTGCGTCCGCCGGGCCGTGCCGTTGGTGGCCGCGGGCGCCGGGTTCGCGATCGACGTCGAGGCGTTGCGACGCGTCGTCACCCCGAAAACCCGGGCGCTGATCCTCAACTCGCCGCACAACCCGACCGGAGCGGTGGCGTCGGACGCCGAGCTGCGGGCCATCGCCGCGCTGGCCGTCGAACACAACCTGCTGGTGATCGCAGACGAGGTCTACGAACAGCTGGTGTTCGACGGACGCAAGCACCTGCCGGTGGCCGGCTATCCCGGGATGGCCGGGCGCACGGTCACGATCTCGAGCGCGGCCAAGATGTTCAATGCCACCGGCTGGAAGATCGGCTGGGCGTGCGGTGCACCCGACCTGATCGCCGGCGTGCGGGCCGCCAAGCAGTACCTGACTTATGTCGGCGGCGCACCGTTCCAGCCCGCGGTGGCCCACGCGCTGGACAACGAGGACGGCTGGGTGGCCGACCTGCGGGCGGCGTTCCAGACCAAGCGGGACCGGCTGGGATCGGCGCTGACCGATATCGGGTTCGAGGTCCACGACAGTGCGGGCACCTACTTTCTGTGTGCCGACCCGCGGCCGCTGGGTTACGACGACAGCGCTGCGTTCTGCGCCGAGCTGCCCCACAAGACGGGGGTAGCGGCAATCCCGATGTCGGCGTTCTGTGACGCCGAGGCGCCCCACGCCGACCTGTGGAACCACATCGTGCGGTTTGCGTTCTGCAAGCGTGACGACACCCTGGACGAGGCAATCCGGCGACTAAGGGTGCTCAGCGCGTGA
- a CDS encoding DUF6986 family protein — MPASPHRIDQDTLTRVDALLHDVDARLAREFPGDRDAVQPVHTVYVSAADATPDTPTQWGAAALELLDRQAEVFAELGDAATLTLVRNQLTEAPIADLRLDFEDGYGRRPDDVEDADALRAGETLHALKLGSAGIRFKGLTVADRPRAVRTLELVLDGGMPDGFVFTIPKIRAAEQVTAAVWLCEALESAHGLPERSLRFELQIESPQAVLGSDGTATVASAIQRADGRCTALHYGTYDYSAACGIAPQHQSLDHPVADHAKAVMQVAAAQTGVWVCDGSTQVSPVGSDDQVAQAIQRHHRLVTRSLARGFYQGWDMHPGHLVTRWLATFTFFRAAMAAAAPRLQAYLDRRGGAIVDEPATAEALAAVVLRGLDCGAFTADDVTAVAPSATVEVLRNLKNRIA, encoded by the coding sequence ATGCCCGCATCCCCGCACCGCATCGACCAGGACACCCTGACCCGCGTCGACGCCCTGCTGCACGACGTCGACGCACGACTGGCACGTGAGTTCCCCGGTGATCGCGACGCCGTCCAGCCGGTACACACCGTGTACGTGAGTGCTGCGGACGCGACGCCGGACACCCCGACACAATGGGGTGCGGCCGCACTCGAACTCCTGGACCGCCAGGCCGAGGTGTTCGCCGAACTCGGCGACGCCGCCACTTTGACCCTGGTGCGCAATCAGCTGACCGAGGCGCCGATCGCCGATCTGCGGCTCGACTTCGAAGACGGCTACGGCCGGCGTCCCGACGACGTCGAGGATGCCGACGCGCTGCGGGCGGGTGAGACGCTGCACGCGCTCAAGCTGGGCAGTGCGGGCATCCGCTTCAAGGGGCTGACGGTCGCGGACCGGCCGCGCGCGGTCCGCACGCTGGAACTGGTGCTCGACGGCGGCATGCCGGACGGCTTCGTCTTCACGATCCCCAAAATCCGTGCGGCCGAACAGGTCACCGCGGCCGTGTGGCTGTGCGAGGCGCTGGAATCCGCGCACGGTCTCCCGGAGCGCAGCCTGCGTTTCGAGCTGCAGATCGAGAGCCCGCAGGCCGTGCTCGGCTCTGACGGCACCGCCACCGTGGCCAGTGCGATCCAGCGCGCCGACGGCCGCTGCACCGCACTGCACTACGGCACCTACGACTACAGCGCGGCGTGCGGCATCGCGCCGCAGCACCAATCCCTCGACCATCCGGTGGCCGACCACGCAAAGGCCGTCATGCAGGTCGCCGCGGCGCAGACCGGGGTGTGGGTGTGCGACGGCTCGACCCAGGTCTCCCCGGTCGGGTCCGATGATCAAGTGGCACAAGCCATCCAGCGACATCACCGGCTGGTGACCCGATCGCTGGCGCGCGGCTTCTACCAGGGGTGGGACATGCACCCCGGCCACCTGGTGACGCGGTGGCTGGCCACGTTCACGTTCTTCCGGGCCGCGATGGCTGCCGCGGCACCCCGGTTGCAGGCCTACCTGGACCGCCGGGGCGGCGCCATCGTCGATGAACCCGCGACCGCCGAGGCGCTGGCCGCGGTGGTGCTGCGCGGGCTGGACTGCGGCGCCTTCACGGCCGACGACGTGACCGCTGTCGCGCCCAGCGCCACGGTCGAGGTGCTGCGGAACCTCAAGAACCGCATCGCATGA
- a CDS encoding urease accessory protein UreE, which translates to MDADTILGAATDPAFTGRTVHHVDIGWGDAGKHRQLVTTDTGIEVRIMLPRSTFLHDDAVIADDGTNVVVVRRPPEPAIRIRFADNTARSLLLLGHLLGNQHAPIDIDDESVTVPLFTSADAARQMLAELGVVGEVRDAAMAATGWFRTSADHHAGHHH; encoded by the coding sequence ATGGACGCCGACACCATCCTGGGCGCTGCCACCGATCCGGCGTTCACCGGACGCACGGTCCACCACGTCGACATCGGCTGGGGTGACGCGGGCAAACACCGCCAGTTGGTCACCACCGACACCGGGATCGAGGTGCGGATCATGCTGCCGCGCTCGACATTTCTGCACGACGACGCGGTGATCGCCGACGACGGAACCAATGTGGTGGTGGTGCGCCGTCCCCCCGAGCCGGCGATCCGGATCCGCTTCGCCGACAACACCGCGCGATCACTGCTGCTGCTGGGCCATCTGCTCGGCAATCAGCACGCCCCGATCGACATCGACGACGAGTCGGTGACAGTGCCGTTGTTCACCAGCGCGGATGCAGCCCGCCAGATGCTCGCCGAGCTCGGCGTCGTCGGCGAGGTCCGCGACGCCGCCATGGCCGCCACCGGCTGGTTCCGCACCTCCGCCGATCACCATGCCGGCCACCACCACTGA
- the ureG gene encoding urease accessory protein UreG codes for MRDVIRIGIGGPVGSGKTRLVEMLVPELAAAGLGVAVITNDLVTDEDARRVRRSGVIDPRRVLAVETGACPHTAIREDPSANLAAARRLAAEFDDLDLILIESGGDNLAATFTSDLVDYWIFVIDTAGGDDIPRKKGIGLLQADLLVVNKIDLAGLVGADLEGMRRDCAIARPAKPTVFTDLRSGLGLPELTAELLRGAMLTVSR; via the coding sequence ATGCGCGACGTCATTCGGATCGGCATCGGCGGACCGGTCGGTTCCGGGAAGACCCGCCTGGTGGAGATGCTGGTTCCCGAGCTCGCCGCCGCGGGTCTCGGCGTCGCGGTGATCACCAACGATCTGGTCACCGATGAGGATGCGCGGCGGGTCCGGCGAAGCGGTGTGATCGATCCGCGCCGCGTGCTGGCGGTGGAGACCGGGGCGTGCCCGCACACCGCGATCCGGGAGGATCCGTCGGCCAATCTGGCCGCCGCGCGGCGGCTGGCCGCCGAATTCGACGATCTGGACCTGATTCTCATCGAATCCGGTGGGGACAACCTGGCCGCCACGTTTACCTCAGACCTGGTCGACTACTGGATCTTCGTGATCGACACCGCGGGCGGGGACGACATCCCACGCAAGAAGGGCATCGGGTTGCTGCAGGCGGATCTGTTGGTGGTCAACAAGATCGACCTGGCCGGCCTGGTCGGCGCCGATCTCGAGGGGATGCGCCGCGACTGCGCGATCGCCCGCCCGGCCAAACCGACCGTGTTCACCGATCTGCGTTCGGGGCTCGGCCTGCCGGAGCTGACCGCCGAGCTGTTGCGCGGTGCGATGCTCACGGTGAGCCGGTGA
- a CDS encoding MarR family winged helix-turn-helix transcriptional regulator has product MTRDEEPEWLSQQEKETWTGLAALMLLLPGKLDAAMRPVDLTLFEYLTLSHLSEAAEHRIRMSDLAFLANGSLSRLSNVVKRFEQRGWVTRSPDPDDGRYTIAELTEAGYRLVVEAAPIHVRSVRELVLDRLTVTDQKTLARIAGKLRVVHPSMG; this is encoded by the coding sequence ATGACGCGGGACGAGGAGCCGGAATGGCTCTCGCAACAGGAAAAGGAGACATGGACGGGCCTGGCGGCCCTGATGCTGTTACTCCCGGGGAAGCTCGATGCGGCCATGCGCCCGGTCGACCTGACCCTGTTCGAGTACCTGACGCTCAGCCATCTCTCCGAGGCCGCGGAGCATCGGATACGCATGAGCGATTTGGCATTTCTGGCCAACGGCTCACTGTCCCGGCTGTCCAACGTCGTCAAGCGCTTCGAACAGCGCGGCTGGGTGACCCGCTCCCCCGATCCCGACGACGGGCGCTACACCATCGCCGAACTCACCGAAGCCGGCTACCGGTTGGTCGTCGAGGCGGCGCCGATCCACGTTCGCTCGGTGCGCGAGCTGGTGCTGGACCGGCTCACCGTGACCGACCAGAAGACGCTGGCCCGGATCGCCGGCAAGCTGCGAGTGGTGCACCCCAGCATGGGCTAG
- a CDS encoding urease accessory protein UreD: MIAPGELTVHVGVDATGRTRVTTLCQRYPQRVTTALHSDERYPRAAVLCVQSPSGGTFSDDSLCTTVVCEPGSHLVLTTQAATQVFAGEGPGARHRLRFTVHPGATLEYLPKTLIPQSGSLFTQTLDVDIADGGCYIGWDAVAAGRIAHGERFRYTGVDTAVTVRAQGRVVARDRQRFTPATAPLLDGDYVATQWVVAPGRPPAIDAVRTALAGLPGIRGGAGELPCRSGLLSRLTADCAPELRYARHTVHTAVRDSVLTTPLRRSA, translated from the coding sequence GTGATCGCCCCCGGTGAGCTGACCGTGCATGTCGGTGTCGACGCCACCGGCCGCACCCGCGTGACGACACTGTGCCAGCGCTACCCACAGCGCGTCACCACCGCACTGCATTCCGACGAGCGGTATCCGCGGGCGGCGGTGCTGTGTGTGCAGAGCCCCAGCGGAGGAACATTCTCCGACGACAGCCTGTGCACCACCGTCGTCTGCGAACCCGGCTCCCATCTGGTGCTCACCACCCAGGCCGCGACCCAGGTGTTCGCCGGCGAGGGCCCGGGGGCGCGGCATCGGCTCCGGTTCACGGTGCATCCCGGAGCGACGCTGGAGTATCTGCCGAAAACACTTATCCCACAGTCAGGTTCACTGTTCACCCAGACACTCGACGTCGACATCGCCGACGGCGGGTGTTATATCGGGTGGGACGCCGTCGCGGCGGGGCGCATCGCGCACGGTGAGCGGTTCCGCTACACGGGAGTCGACACCGCGGTCACGGTGCGCGCGCAGGGACGGGTGGTCGCCCGGGATCGGCAACGGTTCACCCCGGCCACTGCGCCGCTGCTCGACGGCGACTACGTCGCCACCCAATGGGTGGTCGCACCGGGCCGGCCGCCGGCGATCGATGCGGTGCGCACGGCGCTCGCCGGACTGCCGGGCATCCGTGGCGGTGCCGGTGAACTCCCCTGTCGATCAGGGCTTCTCAGCCGACTGACCGCTGACTGTGCACCCGAACTGCGGTATGCCCGCCACACCGTGCACACCGCCGTGCGCGACAGCGTACTGACCACGCCCCTGAGGAGAAGCGCATGA
- a CDS encoding urease accessory protein UreF: MPATTTDPDVALSLWLQLHDSAFPAGRLVHSHGLEEWLAARPAADAVDLEAAVCGYLTHGYAPLDATVTAHAWNAVDCPGSLAELDELTGTYKLFGNARTASTSTGQQLAATALDIGIADGHTYLVAVRDGNAAGHAAVVDGVVQARLGVPQRLAVLGSLRSMLASLLSAAVRLGRLGPLQSQRIQLRSTELAVRLAREACLRSLPDLSGTAPALEISGMRHEERTSRLFAT; encoded by the coding sequence ATGCCGGCCACCACCACTGACCCCGACGTCGCGCTGTCGCTGTGGCTGCAACTGCACGACAGCGCCTTTCCGGCCGGACGTCTGGTGCACAGCCACGGTCTGGAGGAGTGGCTGGCAGCCCGCCCCGCCGCGGACGCCGTGGACCTGGAGGCCGCGGTGTGCGGGTATCTCACCCACGGCTACGCGCCGCTGGATGCCACCGTCACCGCCCATGCGTGGAACGCCGTGGACTGCCCGGGCAGCCTGGCCGAACTGGACGAGCTGACCGGCACCTACAAGCTGTTCGGCAACGCCCGGACCGCCTCGACGTCGACCGGCCAGCAGCTCGCGGCCACGGCCCTCGACATCGGCATCGCCGATGGCCACACCTACCTGGTGGCGGTACGCGATGGCAATGCCGCGGGCCATGCCGCGGTAGTCGACGGCGTGGTGCAGGCACGTCTCGGGGTGCCACAGCGACTGGCCGTTCTCGGCAGCCTGCGGTCGATGCTGGCGTCCCTGCTCAGCGCCGCCGTTCGGCTGGGCCGGCTGGGGCCGCTGCAGAGCCAACGCATCCAGTTGCGCAGTACCGAATTGGCCGTCCGACTGGCCCGCGAGGCATGTCTGCGCTCGCTACCCGACCTGTCGGGCACCGCACCCGCACTGGAGATCAGCGGCATGCGTCACGAGGAGCGGACGTCGAGGCTCTTCGCGACGTGA
- a CDS encoding Rid family hydrolase translates to MQDVEFFVTPGYGEMFREELRYSQAVRIGNRVEISGQGGWDDDLNFPESLEDEIVRAFDNVERTLATAGASWRDVVHVNTYHVISEPDSTFGAHNATIVEQFRKRLGDRAPIWTETGVTALGAPKMRVEIRVTAIVDA, encoded by the coding sequence ATGCAGGACGTCGAGTTCTTCGTGACCCCCGGCTACGGCGAGATGTTTCGGGAGGAGCTCCGCTACAGCCAGGCCGTGCGGATCGGCAACAGGGTCGAGATCTCCGGCCAGGGCGGCTGGGATGACGACCTCAACTTTCCCGAATCCCTCGAAGACGAGATCGTCCGCGCCTTCGACAACGTGGAACGCACGCTGGCCACCGCCGGTGCGTCCTGGCGCGACGTGGTCCACGTGAATACCTACCACGTCATCTCGGAACCGGACTCGACCTTCGGCGCGCACAACGCGACCATCGTCGAGCAGTTCCGCAAGCGGCTGGGGGACCGGGCGCCGATCTGGACCGAAACCGGTGTGACGGCGCTCGGAGCGCCGAAGATGCGGGTCGAGATCCGCGTGACCGCGATCGTGGACGCCTGA